The following proteins come from a genomic window of Lytechinus pictus isolate F3 Inbred chromosome 1, Lp3.0, whole genome shotgun sequence:
- the LOC135155692 gene encoding uncharacterized protein LOC135155692 gives MLLPTADPRNMKLRGEGVIDILESGIPEVDPISFVEEHYGTSTGGTSSISMQGSINQAEGAAADTHKDHDQSEAISGEDLEQNSASYRSVSSNMVNEMEKLCPFLHDVDLEATDQNGIPDDQPVKESQSGKQCIPNSPQLQKLEYEGEVKLRHSRDDPRKRKRRSVRVIDMNQSSLEISTSQITQKTTQTDEDSTRPVSYKSSIHGFNRESTTVEDLRQVSSQKVKEDASCEDVGENDGNADSISLTSVTSNLVEEMENLYPFLRDVTLFSADIDNLSVIMAEFRNGRSERQGTLPNPGQERYSTNSLLEGPLSFEEMFSQPYCCLRMVLQERFPLAKLRLLVMCLQALTESVKEQVSRKMGVDDYQVGGDDLVPCLIFFLIKGDPGQVTALYPQLRFLEDYLPDAVAGGIIGFSLTQFLVAFSSIIQMDGADTST, from the exons ATGCTCCTTCCTACAGCCGATCCGAGGAACATGAAACTGAGAGGTGAAGGGGTCATTGATATCCTTGAGTCTGGAATTCCAGAAGTTGATCCAATATCATTTGTAGAAGAACACTATGGAACATCTACCGGAGGTACCAGCTCAATATCAATGCAAGGCTCCATCAACCAAGCCGAAGGAGCTGCAGCTGATACACATAAAGATCATGACCAAAGTGAGGCTATCAGTGGTGAAGATTTAGAGCAGAATAGTGCATCCTATCGATCCGTGTCTTCAAATATGGTTAATGAGATGGAAAAGCTCTGCCCATTCCTGCATGATGTGGATCTTGAAGCAACGGATCAGAACGGTATCCCTGATGATCAACCTGTAAAGGAGTCTCAATCTGGAAAACAGTGCATCCCTAATAGTCCCCAGCTGCAGAAG CTCGAATATGAAGGAGAGGTAAAGCTGCGCCACTCACGAGATGATCCCAGGAAAAGAAAGCGAAGAAGTGTACGAGTCATTGACATGAACCAGTCTTCTCTCGAAATCTCTACATCACAAATCACACAAAAGACTACCCAAACTGATGAAGATTCCACTAGGCCAGTGTCTTACAAATCATCTATACATGGATTTAACAGAGAATCAACGACAGTGGAAGATCTTCGTCAGGTCAGTAGCCAGAAGGTAAAAGAGGATGCCAGCTGTGAAGATGTAGGGGAAAACGACGGAAATGCGGACAGTATCTCACTTACATCTGTGACATCAAATCTGGTTGAGGAGATGGAAAACTTGTACCCATTCTTGCGTGATGTGACACTTTTTTCGGCAGATATCGACAATCTCTCTGTCATCATGGCAGAATTTCGAAACGGGCGTTCTGAAAGACAGGGCACCCTTCCTAATCCTGGACAAGAGAGGTATAGCACAAACAGTTTGCTGGAAGGACCTTTGAGTTTTGAAGAAATGTTCAGCCAGCCATACTGTTGTCTGAGGATGGTGTTACAAGAAAGGTTCCCTTTGGCAAAGCTTCGCTTGTTGGTCATGTGTCTTCAAGCTTTGACTGAGTCGGTAAAAGAACAGGTGTCAC GTAAAATGGGTGTCGATGATTACCAAGTAGGCGGAGATGACCTGGTACCATGCCTTATATTCTTTCTCATTAAGGGAGATCCAGGACAGGTTACAGCCTTATACCCACAGCTCAGGTTCCTTGAAGACTATCTCCCGGACGCTGTCGCAGGTGGCATAATCGGTTTCAGCCTGACTCAATTCCTAGTAGCATTTTCTTCCATTATTCAGATGGATGGCGCCGATACAAGTACATAG
- the LOC129266209 gene encoding latrophilin receptor-like protein A, with translation MTDIEINVPADWTCASYYSFFTGKTNETLLPPFRLEITREAGAYEMTSIRGEYICRNISLQTCKEYFMADPGQFEYTDDSEDSIRLQTDNRIIENGEFERIENGSVLYCRKDNEGQNQSLPEGLDIMTMVGTILSMISVLAVITTYTVFPKLRNMAGKSILALSVALLMVFVLMCLAVISSNSKGFCKAMSAASHFFWLSIFFWMNALAIDLNRTFGSRAKIRVGSKSQIFYVWYSLYSWGTPALIVGACLTIDLCECTDLSFEYGREGLCWLSSGDANLYGFGVPLAALLFFNIILFSDTVVGIRLTKKASEKALKERPALARAKEELSLYIKLSSVMGFTWIFCFVCEYANVPELWYIFTAVNSLQGVFVFLAFGLNKRVIGLWKEKFGIKRKDASSSQGDSKSTNTKNSTINSTM, from the exons ATGACAGATATAGAAATAAATGTTCCTGCTGATTGGACTTGCGCCTCGTATTATAGTTTCTTCACAGGGAAGACCAATGAAACTCTGCTACCTCCATTTAGGTTGGAGATCACCAGAGAGGCAGGGGCATACGAAATGACCTCAATAAGAGGAGAATATATTTGCCGTAATATTTCTCTGCAAACCTGCAAGGAATACTTCATGGCTGATCCGGGACAATTCGAATATACTGACGACTCTGAAGATTCCATACGTTTGCAAACTGACAACAGAATAATTGAGAACGGGGAGTTCGAGCGTATTGAGAATGGTTCGGTTCTATACTGTCGTAAAGACAACGAAGGTCAAAACCAAAGCCTACCTGAAGGGCTGGACATTATGACTATGGTAGGAACTATACTGTCAATGATATCTGTACTCGCTGTAATTACCACCTATACAGTTTTCCCCAAGCTCAGAAACATGGCAGGAAAATCAATTCTCGCCCTGTCCGTTGCTCTCCTGATGGTATTCGTGTTAATGTGTTTGGCAGTGATCAGCAGCAATAGCAAGGGCTTTTGTAAGGCAATGTCAGCCGCATCCCACTTCTTCTGGCTCTCAATATTCTTTTGGATGAACGCGCTGGCTATTGATCTGAATCGTACCTTCGGGTCCCGTGCCAAGATCCGAGTCGGCAGCAAATCCCAGATATTCTACGTCTGGTACTCTCTCTATTCCTGGGGAACGCCAGCTTTGATTGTTGGCGCCTGTTTGACGATTGATCTTTGTGAGTGCACAGACCTGAGTTTTGAGTACGGAAGAGAAGGTTTGTGTTGGCTATCCAGTGGTGATGCCAATCTGTATGGTTTTGGCGTACCTCTAGCTGCGTTGCTGTTTTTCAACATAATTCTTTTCAGCGACACCGTCGTTGGTATCCGACTCACCAAAAAGGCATCCGAGAAGGCCCTCAAAGAAAGGCCAGCTCTAGCCAGAGCAAAGGAAGAACTTTCTCTTTATATCAAG CTTTCTAGTGTAATGGGCTTTACTTGGATCTTTTGCTTCGTCTGCGAGTATGCCAACGTTCCAGAACTCTGGTACATCTTCACCGCAGTCAACTCTCTCCAAGGAGTTTTCGTTTTCCTTGCTTTCGGTCTAAACAAGCGTGTGATTGGTCTGTGGAAGGAGAAGTTCGGTATCAAAAGGAAGGATGCAAGCTCCAGCCAAGGCGATAGCAAAAGTACCAACACCAAGAACTCGACAATCAACAGTACCATGTAG